From a single Calothrix sp. NIES-2098 genomic region:
- a CDS encoding pentapeptide repeat-containing protein — MTETNAQQPINTVANILESYALGKRNFSKAELGDANLQGVDLKGSDFSYADLSQANLSSANLRGADLSFADLSQANLKDTDLRGALLFSANLRLADLAGAKLDKADCDRNTHFPEDFDPVQAGVQLKEG; from the coding sequence ATGACTGAAACAAATGCTCAACAGCCCATTAATACTGTAGCTAATATCTTGGAGAGCTACGCATTAGGAAAACGAAACTTTAGCAAAGCGGAACTAGGTGATGCTAATTTACAAGGTGTTGACCTGAAAGGTTCTGACTTTAGTTATGCTGACTTAAGTCAAGCAAACCTGAGTAGTGCTAATCTTAGAGGCGCTGACTTAAGCTTTGCGGATTTGAGCCAAGCGAATCTCAAGGATACGGATTTGCGAGGAGCTTTGTTATTTTCAGCGAATTTACGTTTAGCTGATTTAGCAGGAGCAAAATTAGACAAAGCAGACTGCGATCGCAATACCCATTTTCCGGAAGATTTTGATCCAGTTCAAGCAGGTGTGCAGCTGAAGGAAGGATAA